Proteins from one Gimesia maris genomic window:
- a CDS encoding formylglycine-generating enzyme family protein: MRISRVCRLLLCCLSLVLTWEISNPSHASDPPQQGTAKQIDLGGDVSLEVLYIPPGKFMMGSTPEEKAWATGIEGGATPGTERESYEGEQPRPMQVKDGFWMGRTEVSVGQFKRFIEESGYVTDAEQPDGETQVFDPEWKITAKAPPHPWISMKGKSWRDPNFGFPLRNSYPVVCVSWNDGRAFCKWLTERERKAGRLPDGLEYRLPTEAEWAYACRGGSKESHYFWWGNDLRDGEGRLNISAVDFLPGRNKIWPLANAPWSDGFAFVSPVDQYGEKGRNGFGLADMCGGVWEIVLDDFDPKGGHEELYVVEQNPRPVCRGGNYFDVPGNARCAVRLGLQGPAYSDSRDGFRICLGVPRR; this comes from the coding sequence ATGAGAATCTCCCGCGTCTGTCGTTTGCTGCTCTGTTGTCTGTCTCTTGTTCTTACATGGGAAATCAGCAACCCGTCTCATGCCTCAGATCCGCCGCAGCAGGGGACCGCGAAACAGATTGATCTGGGCGGCGATGTTTCTCTGGAAGTCCTGTATATTCCGCCGGGCAAATTCATGATGGGTAGTACACCCGAAGAAAAAGCCTGGGCGACCGGCATTGAAGGGGGTGCGACGCCGGGTACCGAACGGGAATCGTATGAAGGCGAACAGCCGCGACCGATGCAGGTCAAAGACGGTTTCTGGATGGGCCGTACCGAAGTCAGCGTGGGGCAGTTCAAACGTTTCATCGAGGAGAGCGGCTACGTCACCGACGCCGAGCAACCCGACGGCGAGACGCAGGTCTTCGATCCCGAATGGAAGATCACCGCCAAAGCACCCCCGCATCCCTGGATCTCCATGAAAGGCAAAAGCTGGCGCGATCCGAATTTTGGTTTCCCGCTGCGGAACTCGTATCCCGTGGTCTGTGTCAGTTGGAATGACGGCCGCGCCTTCTGTAAATGGCTCACGGAACGCGAACGCAAAGCGGGACGGCTGCCGGACGGACTGGAATACCGTCTGCCCACCGAAGCCGAATGGGCTTACGCGTGTCGGGGAGGCAGCAAAGAGAGCCACTACTTCTGGTGGGGCAACGATCTCCGCGACGGCGAAGGCCGCTTGAATATTTCCGCCGTCGACTTTCTGCCCGGCCGCAACAAAATCTGGCCACTGGCGAATGCGCCCTGGAGCGATGGCTTTGCCTTCGTCTCCCCCGTCGATCAGTACGGCGAAAAAGGTCGCAACGGTTTCGGACTGGCCGACATGTGTGGCGGCGTCTGGGAGATCGTCCTCGACGACTTCGATCCCAAAGGGGGACACGAAGAACTGTATGTCGTCGAACAGAACCCGCGTCCCGTCTGTCGGGGCGGCAACTACTTCGACGTCCCCGGCAATGCCCGCTGCGCCGTCCGCCTAGGGTTACAGGGCCCGGCCTACTCCGATTCCCGCGACGGCTTTCGCATCTGCCTGGGTGTGCCTCGCAGGTGA
- a CDS encoding HEAT repeat domain-containing protein has translation MTLPRFQLRYNRSGLGCLLMFFGAPLLLIVFWLYVPKGWLLRWELELQLRRFARTTIQMSDPSVIPVLQEYLQHEDPQIRTITVFVAGDFFDYHQNESQPLVATLCQMAEQDQNNSVRAYALVTLRKVHFSSPEIDQTILKLLDDPQQTIWPAAEELLLTRITRELEMSAELCRTRDRLMPYLEDGDPKHSSTKRLKAFLERCEKSEQK, from the coding sequence ATGACGTTGCCACGATTTCAGCTGCGCTATAATCGTTCCGGTCTGGGTTGTCTCCTGATGTTCTTCGGCGCGCCGCTGCTCTTGATTGTGTTCTGGCTGTATGTGCCGAAAGGCTGGCTTCTGCGCTGGGAGCTGGAACTCCAGTTGCGTCGTTTTGCCCGCACCACGATTCAGATGTCCGACCCGTCAGTGATCCCGGTGCTGCAGGAGTATCTGCAGCACGAGGACCCGCAAATCAGAACCATCACGGTTTTCGTAGCGGGTGATTTTTTCGACTATCATCAAAATGAAAGTCAGCCTCTGGTCGCAACACTCTGTCAAATGGCGGAACAGGATCAAAATAACTCGGTGCGGGCATATGCGCTGGTGACATTGCGCAAAGTCCATTTTTCTTCACCCGAAATCGATCAGACCATCTTGAAATTACTTGATGACCCGCAGCAGACGATATGGCCTGCCGCCGAGGAACTGCTGCTGACTCGCATCACCCGGGAACTGGAGATGTCTGCGGAACTGTGCCGGACCCGTGATCGGTTAATGCCCTACCTGGAAGACGGTGATCCGAAACACAGTTCCACAAAAAGACTCAAAGCGTTTCTGGAACGATGTGAAAAGAGCGAACAGAAATAA
- a CDS encoding metallophosphoesterase family protein produces MRIGILSDSHNHRERTERAVDLLREAGAQALFHCGDLASEEIVATCAVLPFYFSLGNHDADMVRILERAADQHGAHCLGWGGEVTLAGKRIAVVHGHISRDLKPLLEAEPDYLLTGHSHQSHDFRAGATRRINPGALFRAKVFTVAILDLATDELELREVAR; encoded by the coding sequence GTGCGAATCGGAATTCTGTCAGACTCACACAATCACCGGGAACGGACAGAACGAGCTGTGGACCTGTTGCGTGAGGCAGGTGCCCAGGCGCTGTTTCACTGTGGCGATCTGGCGAGTGAAGAAATCGTTGCGACTTGTGCGGTGCTCCCCTTTTATTTTTCGCTGGGGAACCATGATGCTGACATGGTGCGCATTCTGGAACGGGCGGCGGACCAGCATGGTGCGCACTGCCTGGGCTGGGGTGGGGAAGTGACGCTGGCCGGGAAACGGATTGCCGTCGTGCATGGTCATATTAGCCGTGATCTGAAGCCGCTGCTGGAAGCAGAGCCGGACTACCTGCTGACCGGGCATTCGCATCAGAGTCATGATTTTCGTGCAGGAGCCACCCGCCGCATCAATCCGGGGGCACTCTTCCGGGCGAAGGTATTTACCGTCGCGATACTCGATCTGGCAACCGATGAACTGGAACTGCGGGAGGTGGCAAGATGA
- a CDS encoding DUF2178 domain-containing protein: protein MSATQKHAWFNIAVIGGTLLLVACLYPFLGWSANGALGLAGLLGLGPVFYRKSASEVVTDERDILIQRRATLLGYTAFWLVFVLVAALLSPLVYGQEGNIPVIVVQLSVFYAMVLFVGVTSLATLIQNARG from the coding sequence ATGTCCGCGACGCAAAAACATGCCTGGTTCAATATCGCAGTCATTGGGGGAACTTTGTTATTGGTTGCCTGCCTGTATCCATTTCTGGGCTGGTCAGCAAATGGGGCACTGGGACTGGCGGGGTTGCTTGGTTTGGGTCCTGTATTCTATCGCAAGAGCGCCAGCGAAGTGGTCACGGATGAGCGGGATATTCTGATACAACGACGTGCCACGCTACTGGGTTATACCGCGTTCTGGCTCGTATTTGTTCTGGTCGCCGCTCTACTCTCCCCACTCGTCTATGGGCAGGAAGGAAACATCCCCGTCATCGTCGTACAGTTGAGCGTCTTCTATGCGATGGTGTTATTTGTGGGAGTGACCTCACTGGCAACTTTGATTCAGAACGCGCGAGGATAA
- a CDS encoding helix-turn-helix transcriptional regulator — MAARERAELTNQIRRFRFEHDEMTQQMLASHVGVTRQTIIALESGKYSPSLALALRIARTFDVPVEEIFQLTDES; from the coding sequence ATGGCCGCCCGAGAACGTGCCGAGCTTACCAATCAGATCCGTCGCTTTCGCTTTGAACACGACGAGATGACGCAACAGATGCTGGCAAGTCATGTCGGCGTCACCCGGCAGACGATCATCGCACTCGAATCGGGAAAGTACTCGCCTTCGCTGGCTCTCGCGTTACGGATCGCCAGAACATTTGATGTCCCCGTTGAGGAGATATTTCAACTGACTGACGAATCGTAA
- a CDS encoding FAD-dependent monooxygenase, which produces MRILIIGAGIGGMTLAALLKQRGLQPTLIERAANFDHAGYMLGLWPLGYRVLHGLGLYEKFAADCVECKDYEVRDNHGELVKHWSMAPIADRFGPNLSCTRPQLVKLLHSALDGVDLRFNTTFQSISQTGDEVAVQFSDGKIETFDLVVGADGLHSKVRQQVFGEQPYYHTHWGGWVWWVDPAQLPRETFIEHWGAGRFFGIYPTRDGAGVYAGAPVAGEFGEQSPGRRDRIRAQFGGMGELTDTCLAALPDDSEDLFFWKLSDVRSREWARGRVVLLGDAAAGFLPTAGIGASMAMESAAVLADELSRTNNEFIEHALSLYVKRRKHRVESTQNDSRHLAKMMFIKSATVAHIRDVATKFYSLEQLASSIAKAFDEPI; this is translated from the coding sequence ATGCGGATTTTGATTATCGGCGCCGGCATTGGTGGCATGACTCTGGCCGCGTTACTCAAACAGCGGGGTCTGCAGCCGACGCTGATTGAAAGGGCGGCCAACTTCGATCACGCGGGTTACATGCTGGGGCTCTGGCCCCTCGGTTATCGGGTGCTGCATGGACTGGGTCTGTACGAAAAATTCGCCGCCGACTGTGTGGAGTGCAAAGATTACGAAGTCCGCGACAATCACGGCGAACTCGTCAAGCACTGGTCGATGGCGCCCATCGCGGATCGTTTTGGACCCAATCTAAGCTGCACGCGTCCGCAACTGGTGAAGCTGCTGCATTCTGCACTCGACGGCGTCGACCTGCGGTTCAACACAACTTTTCAATCGATAAGTCAAACGGGAGACGAAGTTGCCGTTCAGTTCAGTGATGGTAAGATTGAAACCTTCGACCTGGTGGTAGGCGCGGACGGCCTGCATTCCAAAGTTCGCCAGCAGGTGTTCGGCGAACAGCCTTATTATCACACGCACTGGGGAGGCTGGGTCTGGTGGGTCGATCCCGCGCAGCTGCCACGGGAAACGTTCATCGAACACTGGGGCGCGGGCCGTTTCTTCGGCATCTACCCGACCAGAGACGGAGCCGGCGTGTATGCCGGCGCACCGGTGGCCGGGGAGTTCGGCGAACAGAGCCCGGGTCGAAGAGACCGCATCCGCGCGCAGTTTGGCGGCATGGGGGAACTGACTGACACCTGCCTGGCCGCGCTGCCCGATGACAGCGAAGACCTGTTTTTCTGGAAACTCTCCGACGTCCGCTCCCGAGAATGGGCGCGCGGCCGTGTGGTGCTGCTGGGCGATGCTGCCGCCGGTTTCCTGCCGACCGCGGGCATTGGCGCGTCGATGGCAATGGAGTCCGCCGCCGTGCTTGCGGATGAACTCTCGCGGACGAACAACGAGTTTATAGAACATGCACTGTCACTGTATGTCAAACGCCGCAAACACCGTGTGGAGAGCACGCAGAACGACTCACGTCATCTGGCCAAAATGATGTTCATCAAATCCGCCACCGTCGCCCACATCCGCGATGTCGCCACGAAATTTTATTCCCTCGAACAGTTGGCCAGTTCCATTGCGAAGGCCTTCGATGAACCGATTTAA